One Desulfonatronovibrio hydrogenovorans DSM 9292 DNA segment encodes these proteins:
- a CDS encoding DUF2062 domain-containing protein, which produces MNIPFRFSLKRFTRYWYLKLSRIRESPHSVAMGLSVGVFVGCLPIIPFQTVVALGLAFAFRCNKIAAALGTWVTNPLYAPFVYYGLYLVGKMIIPVGRKEFDPEDLTLMNIVGIGWDFFGLMLFGGIVVGLVLSMSTYLASVRIIRSYHDRRARIRREKRLKRI; this is translated from the coding sequence TTGAATATACCTTTCAGATTCAGTCTGAAACGCTTTACCCGCTACTGGTACCTAAAGCTGTCCAGAATTCGCGAGAGTCCCCATTCCGTGGCCATGGGGCTGTCTGTAGGGGTATTTGTAGGCTGCCTGCCCATCATACCTTTTCAGACCGTGGTGGCCCTGGGCCTGGCTTTTGCTTTCAGATGCAATAAGATTGCCGCTGCCCTGGGCACCTGGGTTACCAATCCTCTGTATGCCCCTTTTGTATATTATGGTCTTTACCTGGTGGGCAAAATGATCATCCCTGTGGGGCGAAAGGAGTTTGATCCAGAAGATCTGACCCTGATGAACATAGTCGGAATAGGGTGGGATTTTTTCGGGTTGATGCTTTTCGGGGGGATTGTTGTGGGCTTGGTCCTTTCCATGTCCACCTACCTGGCTTCTGTCAGGATTATCCGTTCATACCATGACCGGCGGGCCCGGATAAGACGGGAAAAAAGGCTGAAAAGGATATGA
- the mnhG gene encoding monovalent cation/H(+) antiporter subunit G: METIANFFAIVFVLLGAFFMLVGSIGVNRFPDFYTRAHASGKVDTLGIMLFILGLMFFEGFNLISLKLLLIAVFVAMTSPVAAHALARRALVFGVKPWTREKGGE, translated from the coding sequence ATGGAAACAATAGCCAACTTTTTTGCCATAGTCTTTGTTCTTCTCGGAGCGTTTTTCATGCTGGTGGGAAGCATTGGTGTAAACAGGTTCCCTGATTTCTACACCAGAGCTCATGCCTCTGGAAAAGTCGATACCCTGGGCATAATGCTCTTCATCCTGGGCCTGATGTTTTTTGAAGGGTTCAACCTCATCAGCTTGAAGCTTCTGCTCATCGCTGTTTTTGTTGCCATGACCAGCCCTGTGGCAGCCCATGCTCTGGCCAGACGGGCCCTGGTCTTTGGAGTCAAGCCCTGGACTAGGGAAAAAGGAGGAGAATAA
- a CDS encoding ferritin-like domain-containing protein: protein MNTDNFKKWVCTAIEMEEKGRKFYAEAAKQCVPGLGKDIFSMLRDDEVRHVQRIREIEKALSSGDDPEEACVLPDQPMDAGKVFKEMAARSETSKACAGTLKALNTGIDFELALVKFYEDALERAQGEIEKEFLKKMIQEEKSHYILLTDLNYYYEDPEGWSMGQDRAGLDGA from the coding sequence ATGAATACCGATAATTTTAAAAAATGGGTATGTACGGCAATAGAGATGGAAGAAAAGGGCCGGAAGTTTTACGCAGAAGCAGCAAAACAGTGTGTTCCGGGGCTTGGAAAAGATATTTTTTCCATGCTCAGGGATGACGAAGTCAGGCATGTTCAGCGGATCAGGGAGATTGAAAAGGCCCTGAGCAGTGGAGATGATCCGGAAGAAGCCTGTGTCCTGCCGGACCAGCCCATGGATGCCGGAAAAGTTTTTAAAGAGATGGCAGCCAGGTCGGAAACTTCCAAAGCCTGTGCCGGGACTCTCAAAGCCTTGAATACAGGGATTGATTTTGAGCTGGCTCTGGTTAAGTTTTACGAAGATGCCCTTGAAAGGGCTCAGGGAGAAATTGAAAAAGAATTTTTGAAGAAGATGATCCAGGAGGAAAAGAGTCACTATATCCTTTTAACTGATCTGAACTACTATTATGAGGACCCTGAAGGCTGGTCCATGGGACAGGACAGGGCAGGGCTGGATGGTGCATAA
- a CDS encoding cation:proton antiporter subunit C, whose protein sequence is MLELIQGHYAYFFLMLLFVIGLYAMMMKKNFMKKIMGMSMVQSATIMVWIVAAYKHGGTVPIMDKSIPVDNPDLYINPLPHTLMLTAIVVAVVTLGVSFALVVSIYRNFKSLDEPTILKRMK, encoded by the coding sequence ATGTTGGAATTAATTCAAGGTCATTACGCTTATTTCTTTTTGATGCTTCTCTTTGTCATCGGACTTTATGCCATGATGATGAAAAAAAACTTCATGAAAAAGATCATGGGCATGTCCATGGTGCAGAGCGCAACCATCATGGTCTGGATTGTAGCTGCCTATAAACATGGCGGGACAGTTCCCATCATGGACAAGTCCATCCCGGTGGACAACCCGGATCTGTACATAAACCCGCTGCCCCACACCCTGATGCTTACAGCCATTGTTGTGGCTGTAGTCACCCTGGGAGTCTCATTTGCCCTGGTCGTATCCATTTACAGAAACTTCAAATCCCTTGACGAACCAACCATACTGAAGCGGATGAAATGA
- a CDS encoding peroxiredoxin — MRILISAKILVLTVGLLFPLTAASFIDGVYRSPEQKPVDSQLKVQVGDVSPDFTLPCICGEDITLSQYRGRKNVMLSFVPAAWTPVCSDQWPGYNIVEDYFARHDAIILGISVDSVPTLYSWMQAMGGLWFPVLSDFWPHGEVAEKFGVLRTDGTAERAVVLIDKQGVIRFVHVEDINVRPRLELLINALEDLPG, encoded by the coding sequence ATGAGAATTCTGATTTCAGCCAAAATACTGGTGTTGACTGTTGGACTGCTTTTTCCTTTAACTGCAGCGTCCTTTATTGATGGTGTATATCGGTCACCAGAGCAGAAACCTGTTGACAGTCAGCTCAAGGTGCAGGTAGGTGATGTGTCCCCGGATTTCACCCTGCCCTGTATTTGCGGGGAGGACATCACCCTGTCCCAATACCGGGGCCGGAAAAATGTGATGCTTTCCTTTGTGCCGGCTGCCTGGACTCCGGTCTGTTCTGACCAGTGGCCTGGATACAATATTGTTGAAGATTATTTTGCCAGGCATGATGCAATTATTCTGGGCATAAGCGTGGACAGCGTTCCCACCCTTTATTCGTGGATGCAGGCCATGGGCGGGCTCTGGTTTCCAGTGCTTTCCGATTTCTGGCCTCATGGAGAGGTTGCTGAAAAGTTCGGGGTCCTTAGAACCGACGGTACCGCTGAACGGGCTGTAGTCCTGATTGATAAACAAGGGGTCATCCGGTTCGTCCATGTTGAGGACATTAATGTCAGGCCCAGACTGGAACTTCTGATAAATGCCCTGGAAGATCTCCCAGGGTAA
- a CDS encoding Na(+)/H(+) antiporter subunit B has product MQWQIEFLLFIILIVAALVALGIRNLLAAVVTLTIFSFMAALIMISMGALDVGFTEAVVGAGVVGIFNVVAIFKTSRKSCD; this is encoded by the coding sequence ATGCAGTGGCAGATAGAATTTCTCCTTTTCATCATCCTGATTGTTGCCGCTCTGGTTGCCCTGGGCATCAGAAACCTTCTGGCCGCAGTGGTCACCCTGACCATTTTCAGCTTCATGGCCGCCCTGATAATGATCTCCATGGGCGCCCTGGACGTGGGCTTTACCGAAGCTGTGGTCGGAGCTGGAGTGGTAGGGATATTCAACGTTGTAGCCATATTCAAAACATCAAGGAAGAGTTGCGATTGA
- a CDS encoding M14 family murein peptide amidase A — protein MMVILGRSLFFLAFGIVLFSFPVQAMQSPPSWTKEETCRSISGRLASVGLRDCLEGGLISSGWHSVNNVPILVKEYPPLETRQPQSRVLVVGGTHGDEYSSISIVFKWMQILDIHHSGLFHWIFIPLLNPDGLFSDGATRTNASGVDINRNFPGPLWREVGYDRWKTYTNENPRYYPGPYPMSEPETGFLVHLIREFRPDAIISVHSPLDLVDYDGPGRPPSSIGGLGLRRLGNFPGTLGNFAGIQLGIPVVTLELASSVRMPGDGEISSMWRDLVRWLINNTPVRKDPGQLQAVDDLELQKEFFGK, from the coding sequence ATGATGGTTATTTTGGGCAGGAGTTTGTTTTTTCTTGCGTTTGGCATTGTGCTCTTTTCCTTCCCGGTCCAGGCAATGCAAAGCCCTCCCAGCTGGACTAAGGAAGAGACATGCCGTTCCATATCCGGCAGGCTGGCCAGTGTCGGATTAAGGGACTGCCTTGAAGGTGGCTTGATTAGTTCCGGGTGGCATTCGGTCAACAACGTCCCGATTCTTGTCAAGGAATATCCCCCTCTGGAAACCAGGCAGCCTCAGAGCCGCGTCCTGGTAGTAGGCGGCACTCACGGGGATGAGTACTCATCCATAAGTATAGTTTTTAAGTGGATGCAGATCCTGGATATCCACCATTCCGGTCTTTTTCACTGGATATTCATTCCTCTGCTCAATCCCGACGGCCTGTTTTCGGATGGCGCCACCCGGACCAATGCCTCAGGCGTTGACATAAACAGGAATTTCCCTGGTCCGCTTTGGCGTGAGGTTGGATATGACCGGTGGAAGACCTACACCAATGAAAACCCTAGGTACTATCCTGGGCCGTATCCCATGAGCGAGCCCGAGACTGGATTTTTGGTCCACCTGATTCGTGAATTCCGGCCTGACGCAATCATATCCGTCCATTCTCCCCTTGATCTGGTCGATTATGATGGACCAGGCAGGCCCCCTTCATCCATTGGCGGACTGGGTCTCCGGCGGCTGGGCAACTTTCCTGGAACCCTTGGTAATTTTGCCGGGATTCAGCTGGGTATTCCAGTAGTAACCCTTGAGCTGGCCTCGTCGGTGAGGATGCCCGGAGATGGTGAAATATCCTCCATGTGGAGGGATCTGGTCCGGTGGCTGATCAACAATACCCCGGTCCGCAAGGACCCCGGACAGCTCCAGGCTGTCGACGATCTTGAACTCCAAAAAGAATTTTTTGGAAAATAG
- a CDS encoding 2-oxoacid:acceptor oxidoreductase subunit alpha, which translates to MRRELNILIGGEAGQGLVTVGELLTKALIRSGYNVHVCQGYMSRIRGGHNTFAVRAGVERVLGPVSKIDILVALNQETITLHKGQMREDGLVLKDKEIEMEGDGLLEIPFKELAPSPLFENVVGLGFLSALLGLDKAVPQGCIKDIFGKKKPEVVEKNLDVLEAAYSFARKQGIQSHNLARTDQKPGLMLTGNDGVILGAMAAGVNFCSYYPMTPSTGIPMTLNAKGKSLGIVVEQAEDEIAAINMAIGASYAGARSMVATSGGGFALMCEGVSLAGMTETPIVIVVGQRPGPATGLPTRTEQGDLNLVLYSGHGEFPRAIFAPGNPEQGFDLTVRAFDLAERSQGPVFVLTDQYLADSYRNVPPFDLSRVKGPASPGDSWPDPQTYQRYALTDDGVSPRLVPTLGPYLVVADSDEHYPDGHITEDLEVRTAMTEKRLSKEKIIKQDVVPPDYYGPDQVQTLLVCWGSTLGPALEAQGKAGKNKVGVLHFTQVWPLDQDHFRERMGSAGRVVFVESNATAQFARLLEREVVPDSKNYILRYDGLPLDAEYILARLDLS; encoded by the coding sequence ATGCGCAGAGAATTGAATATTCTGATAGGTGGAGAGGCAGGCCAGGGCCTGGTTACTGTTGGAGAGCTGCTGACCAAGGCCCTGATAAGGTCTGGATATAATGTTCATGTTTGTCAGGGATACATGTCCAGGATCAGAGGAGGACACAACACCTTTGCTGTCAGGGCTGGAGTGGAAAGGGTCCTGGGCCCTGTTTCCAAGATAGACATCCTTGTGGCTCTGAACCAGGAGACCATAACTCTCCATAAAGGACAGATGAGGGAAGACGGTCTGGTTTTAAAGGACAAGGAGATTGAAATGGAAGGGGACGGGCTGCTGGAGATTCCATTTAAGGAACTGGCCCCCAGCCCCCTTTTTGAAAACGTGGTGGGACTGGGTTTTTTAAGTGCTTTGCTGGGGTTGGACAAGGCTGTGCCTCAGGGATGCATCAAGGACATATTCGGCAAGAAAAAGCCCGAGGTGGTGGAAAAGAACCTGGACGTTCTGGAGGCAGCCTACTCCTTTGCCCGGAAACAGGGCATCCAGTCCCACAATCTTGCCCGGACCGACCAGAAACCCGGGCTTATGCTCACTGGCAATGACGGGGTCATCCTCGGGGCCATGGCTGCAGGAGTGAATTTCTGCTCATACTATCCTATGACTCCCTCCACCGGCATTCCCATGACCCTCAATGCCAAGGGCAAGTCTTTGGGAATCGTGGTGGAGCAGGCAGAAGACGAAATAGCAGCCATCAACATGGCCATTGGAGCGTCCTATGCCGGGGCCAGGTCCATGGTGGCCACCTCTGGCGGTGGATTTGCCCTGATGTGTGAAGGGGTCAGCCTGGCCGGGATGACCGAAACGCCCATAGTCATTGTTGTCGGACAGAGACCCGGTCCTGCAACAGGTCTGCCCACCAGGACTGAGCAGGGAGATCTGAACCTTGTCCTGTACTCAGGACACGGCGAGTTTCCAAGGGCCATCTTTGCTCCGGGCAACCCTGAGCAGGGCTTTGACCTGACTGTCAGGGCTTTTGACCTGGCTGAAAGATCCCAGGGTCCGGTTTTTGTGCTCACGGATCAGTATCTGGCTGATTCCTACCGAAACGTGCCCCCTTTTGACCTTTCAAGGGTGAAAGGACCAGCCAGTCCCGGGGATTCCTGGCCGGATCCCCAGACCTACCAGAGATACGCCCTGACTGATGACGGGGTTTCCCCACGGCTCGTTCCCACTCTGGGACCATACCTGGTGGTGGCGGACAGTGATGAGCATTATCCGGACGGGCATATCACCGAGGACCTGGAGGTCAGAACAGCGATGACCGAAAAAAGGTTGAGCAAGGAAAAGATTATCAAACAGGATGTGGTACCTCCTGACTATTACGGTCCCGACCAGGTGCAGACACTTCTGGTCTGCTGGGGATCTACCCTGGGACCGGCCCTGGAAGCACAGGGCAAGGCTGGGAAAAATAAAGTCGGAGTCCTGCATTTTACCCAGGTCTGGCCGCTTGACCAGGACCATTTCAGGGAGAGGATGGGTTCTGCCGGCAGGGTTGTCTTTGTGGAATCCAATGCCACGGCTCAGTTTGCCAGGCTGCTGGAGAGGGAGGTGGTGCCGGACTCAAAAAATTACATCCTCAGGTATGACGGCCTGCCCCTGGATGCCGAATACATTCTGGCCAGGCTGGACCTTTCTTGA
- a CDS encoding 2-oxoacid:ferredoxin oxidoreductase subunit beta: MVSVDDYGDFETAWCPGCGNHSILKAVKKALASMGLEPHESIFVSGIGQAAKSPHYLKANVFNGLHGRALPAATGIKLANPRANVIVQSGDGCNYGEGGNHFLAAIRRNIGLTLLAHDNQIYGLTKGQASPTTTQGHATKAQPGGNPSAPFNPVAVAVTMQANFVARGFSGMIDHLADLIVQAINHPGFSLIDIMQPCVTFNKVNTFAWYKERCYEPQGHDPEDWEQAIRLANQWGDRIPVGVIYRGTRPAFEQTLPHPTNDLLYKNRPARDVLKEIMNVYS; encoded by the coding sequence ATGGTTTCAGTTGATGATTATGGAGATTTTGAAACAGCCTGGTGTCCCGGGTGTGGAAATCATTCCATTCTAAAGGCAGTGAAAAAAGCCCTGGCCTCCATGGGGCTTGAACCCCATGAGTCGATCTTTGTTTCAGGTATTGGCCAGGCAGCCAAGTCTCCCCACTATCTCAAGGCCAACGTGTTCAACGGTCTTCATGGCCGGGCCCTGCCTGCTGCCACTGGCATCAAGCTGGCCAATCCCAGGGCCAATGTCATTGTTCAAAGCGGAGACGGGTGCAATTACGGAGAGGGAGGCAACCATTTTCTGGCTGCCATCCGCAGAAATATCGGCCTCACCCTGCTGGCCCATGACAACCAGATTTACGGACTGACCAAGGGCCAGGCCAGCCCTACCACCACCCAGGGACATGCCACCAAGGCTCAGCCCGGAGGTAACCCGTCAGCCCCTTTCAATCCAGTGGCCGTTGCTGTAACCATGCAGGCCAATTTTGTTGCCAGGGGTTTTTCTGGCATGATTGACCATCTGGCCGATCTTATAGTCCAGGCCATAAATCATCCCGGGTTCAGCCTGATTGATATAATGCAGCCCTGTGTCACCTTCAACAAGGTCAATACCTTTGCCTGGTACAAGGAGCGCTGTTACGAGCCTCAGGGGCATGACCCGGAAGACTGGGAACAGGCCATCAGGCTTGCAAACCAATGGGGTGACAGGATCCCGGTGGGAGTAATCTACAGGGGCACCAGGCCGGCCTTTGAACAGACCCTGCCTCATCCCACCAATGACCTGCTCTACAAGAACCGTCCTGCCAGGGATGTCCTGAAGGAGATCATGAATGTCTACTCTTAA
- a CDS encoding peroxiredoxin family protein: MSTLKMGRSDLPSLKRVLICVPVILAVCLLIWNRPGFAANIFPDLELPVPDSPGQVEYLGFSDRMEKTFILKDINAQLALVQIFSMYCPVCQREAETVNRLCHLIAEQGLEGQIKVLGIAPGNSEFEVSVFQDNYQIPFPLFPDPDFEWHKLIGEVGTPYFLTVRISDGQILKTHKGPFGPPQEFLEFLKKLLDGADPA; this comes from the coding sequence ATGTCTACTCTTAAGATGGGCAGGTCTGACCTGCCGAGCCTGAAAAGGGTACTGATATGCGTGCCGGTAATTTTGGCAGTATGCCTGCTGATCTGGAACAGACCGGGTTTTGCTGCAAATATTTTTCCGGACCTGGAACTTCCGGTTCCTGACAGTCCTGGCCAGGTCGAGTACCTGGGTTTTTCCGACAGGATGGAAAAGACATTCATCCTGAAGGATATCAATGCTCAGCTGGCCCTGGTCCAGATCTTCAGCATGTATTGTCCGGTCTGCCAGCGGGAAGCCGAGACTGTGAACAGGCTTTGTCATCTTATTGCTGAGCAGGGGCTGGAGGGACAGATCAAGGTCTTGGGGATAGCCCCGGGCAACTCGGAATTCGAGGTGAGTGTGTTTCAGGATAATTACCAGATTCCCTTTCCACTTTTTCCAGATCCGGATTTTGAGTGGCATAAGCTGATCGGGGAAGTGGGCACACCATACTTCTTGACTGTCAGGATTTCAGACGGACAGATACTCAAGACCCACAAAGGACCATTTGGCCCTCCCCAGGAATTTCTGGAGTTCCTGAAAAAATTACTGGATGGTGCTGACCCGGCTTAA
- the mbhE gene encoding hydrogen gas-evolving membrane-bound hydrogenase subunit E produces the protein MKPLQYLILLVMAGFLFVAVAELPPRGDIGAPVQQKINPAGTPVAGAHYIEQAYKDTHTPNIVAVVLADYRAFDTLGEVIVVFAGAIGCFFVLRRRP, from the coding sequence TTGAAGCCGTTACAATACCTCATACTATTGGTCATGGCAGGTTTTCTGTTCGTGGCCGTGGCTGAACTGCCCCCCCGGGGAGACATCGGGGCTCCGGTCCAGCAGAAAATCAATCCGGCCGGTACTCCTGTTGCTGGGGCTCATTACATTGAACAGGCCTACAAGGACACCCACACACCCAACATCGTGGCCGTAGTCCTGGCCGACTACCGGGCCTTTGATACTCTGGGTGAGGTTATCGTTGTCTTTGCTGGAGCCATCGGCTGCTTTTTCGTCTTAAGGAGAAGACCATGA
- a CDS encoding monovalent cation/H+ antiporter complex subunit F has translation MHDFFVVIAAILALVLLIPFYRVYKGPTVFDRLLGAAAVGAKTITLVLLFGLVYDRLDMFVDIALGYAILNFVGAIAMAKYFKASKRH, from the coding sequence ATGCATGATTTTTTTGTTGTCATAGCCGCTATTTTGGCCTTGGTGCTACTCATTCCGTTCTACCGAGTATATAAAGGGCCCACTGTTTTTGACCGGCTGCTCGGGGCCGCAGCAGTTGGAGCCAAGACCATAACCCTGGTTCTTCTTTTCGGCTTGGTTTATGATCGTCTGGACATGTTTGTTGACATAGCCCTAGGCTATGCAATCCTCAACTTTGTCGGTGCCATTGCCATGGCCAAATATTTCAAGGCATCCAAAAGGCATTAA
- a CDS encoding proton-conducting transporter transmembrane domain-containing protein, whose translation MNTSNIPVLIPAVFMFAALAVPMVGLWKRSLSIYPALLASLLAAWYSASGLMHTIEHGAVSYHLSGWVPPIGIEYVLDPLSAFICLVITAVTTVVLFFSRKIVKFETPDKEMPFYALAMLLLMGLTGMVMTGDFFNLYVFLEISALAGYALVAIGDKRAPVAAFKYLTLGTAGAAFYLLGVSFIFISTGTLNMADVASVIHLVDHTVPVMIGLSLIVLGTGLKMALFPMHAWMPDAYSYASSAATALIAPIGTKVSAYVLLRIMFDVFEPGYSAGELPLAQIVGYLGAIGVIWGSILAICQKELKTMLAYSSVAQVGYIGIGIGLASPLGFIGAVLHILNHACMKACLFLISGCLRFRLGHSWIPKFEDSLRITMPWTAVAFVVAAISMIGLPPTAGFFSKWYLALGSIEQGAWIFLVVLLVSSLLNAVYFFRIIEKMYIRPQSEEMIKAQEQAESPTWGRKEAPWSMLGPVMLLAVSLLVLGVFNVWIVSNFIEFMIPIGL comes from the coding sequence ATGAACACTTCAAATATTCCTGTCCTCATACCGGCAGTTTTCATGTTTGCTGCCCTGGCGGTCCCCATGGTGGGCCTCTGGAAGCGGTCTCTTTCCATTTATCCCGCTCTCCTGGCATCTCTGCTGGCTGCCTGGTATTCTGCATCCGGCCTCATGCACACCATTGAACACGGAGCAGTGAGCTACCACCTTTCGGGCTGGGTTCCACCCATTGGAATCGAGTATGTTCTTGATCCATTATCCGCTTTCATCTGCCTGGTGATCACAGCAGTGACCACTGTGGTTTTATTCTTCTCAAGAAAAATCGTAAAATTCGAAACTCCGGACAAGGAGATGCCTTTTTACGCCCTGGCCATGCTCCTGCTGATGGGCCTGACCGGTATGGTCATGACCGGAGATTTCTTCAACCTTTATGTTTTCCTGGAGATCAGCGCCCTGGCTGGTTACGCCCTTGTGGCCATCGGCGACAAAAGGGCTCCGGTGGCGGCCTTCAAATATCTGACCCTGGGTACGGCCGGTGCTGCTTTTTACCTCCTGGGTGTTTCATTCATTTTCATCAGTACCGGCACTCTGAATATGGCCGACGTAGCCTCGGTCATTCACCTAGTAGACCACACTGTGCCGGTCATGATCGGCTTAAGCCTGATTGTCCTGGGAACTGGTTTGAAAATGGCTCTGTTTCCCATGCATGCCTGGATGCCGGATGCGTATTCCTACGCCTCATCAGCAGCAACTGCCCTGATCGCTCCCATTGGAACCAAGGTCTCAGCTTATGTCCTTTTGCGCATCATGTTCGATGTGTTTGAGCCAGGTTATTCCGCCGGTGAACTTCCCCTGGCTCAGATTGTCGGCTACCTTGGTGCCATCGGAGTCATCTGGGGTTCCATCCTGGCCATCTGCCAGAAGGAATTGAAAACCATGCTGGCCTACAGCTCGGTTGCCCAGGTGGGCTACATTGGAATAGGGATCGGCCTGGCTTCTCCCCTTGGCTTTATCGGGGCGGTCCTGCACATCCTCAATCATGCCTGCATGAAGGCCTGTCTGTTTCTCATCAGTGGCTGTCTGCGTTTTCGTCTGGGCCATTCCTGGATTCCTAAGTTTGAAGATTCCCTGCGCATCACTATGCCCTGGACAGCAGTGGCCTTTGTGGTGGCAGCCATCTCCATGATCGGCCTGCCCCCCACTGCCGGTTTCTTCAGCAAGTGGTATCTGGCTTTGGGCAGCATAGAACAGGGAGCCTGGATTTTCCTGGTGGTTCTCCTGGTGAGCAGTCTGCTGAATGCAGTATATTTCTTCCGGATCATAGAGAAAATGTACATCAGGCCCCAGAGCGAGGAAATGATCAAGGCCCAGGAACAGGCTGAGTCCCCCACCTGGGGTCGCAAAGAGGCCCCCTGGTCCATGCTCGGCCCTGTTATGCTGCTGGCGGTTTCCCTCCTTGTGCTGGGAGTATTTAACGTCTGGATCGTGTCCAACTTCATTGAATTTATGATACCCATAGGATTATAG
- a CDS encoding Na+/H+ antiporter subunit E — protein sequence MSQPTTAEQVQSGFFKRFRGIIFQAFLLMALWLILSGHFDLEHIIYGALSVALVVWLNYRVRHIPMSNGDCLSGSCIIVHRLILYLFWLVIQIVKSGTFVAYLTLHPRMPINPMIVRFRSSLPNPLAKVILGNSITLTPGTLTVDIRDDFFTVHALIDDTEEELVSGDMEARVGRLYLDHCTPEQMCTDIAILKSFREAKDQIQIRERK from the coding sequence ATGTCTCAACCAACAACTGCGGAACAGGTACAGTCAGGCTTTTTCAAACGATTCAGGGGCATTATCTTTCAGGCCTTCCTCCTCATGGCCTTATGGCTCATCCTGAGCGGGCATTTCGACCTTGAGCATATCATATACGGAGCCCTTTCTGTAGCTCTTGTTGTCTGGCTTAACTACCGGGTCAGGCACATCCCCATGAGCAACGGAGACTGTCTTTCTGGAAGCTGTATAATTGTTCACCGTCTGATTCTTTACCTTTTCTGGCTGGTCATTCAGATCGTCAAGTCTGGAACCTTTGTAGCCTACCTGACCCTGCATCCCAGAATGCCCATCAATCCCATGATTGTCAGATTCAGAAGCAGTCTGCCTAATCCCCTGGCCAAGGTCATCCTGGGTAACTCAATTACCCTGACCCCCGGTACCCTGACCGTGGACATCAGAGATGATTTTTTTACAGTTCACGCCCTTATTGATGACACTGAAGAGGAACTGGTCAGCGGCGACATGGAAGCCAGGGTGGGAAGACTTTACCTGGACCACTGCACCCCAGAGCAGATGTGCACCGATATTGCCATCCTCAAGTCATTTCGCGAGGCTAAAGATCAAATTCAAATAAGAGAGCGCAAATAG
- a CDS encoding MnhB domain-containing protein, with protein MKSQTESPIIEVAARGLAPVIQLIGIYVFFHGHYGPGGGFQGGVLLAAGVLLLRMSIGFDNSQLQLPSRKTILLCAIGALIFAGTGLVALMFGGNFMDYAYLPVPGFEAADLRYYAILFIEVGVTMAVMTALISIYDDLLGS; from the coding sequence ATGAAATCCCAGACTGAAAGCCCGATAATCGAAGTTGCGGCCAGAGGACTGGCTCCGGTGATCCAACTCATCGGGATCTATGTTTTTTTCCATGGACACTATGGACCTGGTGGTGGATTCCAGGGGGGAGTGCTGCTGGCAGCAGGGGTACTTCTGCTCAGGATGTCCATTGGATTTGATAACAGTCAGCTTCAGCTGCCCTCCAGAAAGACCATCCTCCTGTGCGCCATTGGTGCCCTGATTTTTGCCGGCACCGGACTTGTGGCTCTGATGTTTGGCGGCAATTTCATGGACTACGCTTATCTTCCTGTGCCGGGATTTGAGGCTGCAGACCTGCGCTACTACGCCATCCTCTTTATTGAAGTCGGTGTAACCATGGCTGTCATGACTGCGCTGATATCAATCTATGACGACTTATTGGGGTCCTGA